A single genomic interval of Pseudorca crassidens isolate mPseCra1 chromosome 19, mPseCra1.hap1, whole genome shotgun sequence harbors:
- the COA3 gene encoding cytochrome c oxidase assembly factor 3 homolog, mitochondrial, with the protein MAAPGAGDPLDAKSGKGPLAQRIDPARDKLTPAQLHFMRQVQLAQWQKMLPQRRTRNIVTGLSIGALVLAIYGYTLYSVSQERFLDELEDEAKAARARAQERASGH; encoded by the exons ATGGCGGCGCCGGGAGCTGGAGACCCTCTGGATGCTAAGAGCGGAAAGGGCCCCCTGGCTCAGCGCATCGACCCGGCGCGGGACAAACTGACTCCTGCGCAACTACATTTCATGCGGCAGGTGCAGCTCGCCCAGTGGCAGAAGATGCTGCCACAGCGGCGGACCCGGAACATTGTGACCGGCCTGAGCATTGGGGCCCTGGTGTTAGCAATTT ATGGTTACACCTTATACTCGGTGTCCCAGGAGCGTTTCCTGGATGAGCTAGAAGATGAGGCCAAAGCTGCTCGAGCCCGAGCTCAGGAAAGGGCATCAGGACACTGA